CACGAGGACGAGCCCTGTCCAGCCGCCGTGCACGAACACCATCCCGACCGGCCAGCACACCCGCAGCGTCCCGAAGGTGAGCATGATCCCGCGCTGCCCGTACCGCGCCACGAGCGGCCGGGACAGGCGCGAACCGATGAGGCCGCCGACACAGGGCACGGCGAAGGCGAGGGCGTACTGCCAGGGCGCGAAGCCGAAGCGGCCGAGCATGAGGACGGCGACCAGCGGAGCCGTCGCCATGATCAGCCCGCTGACCAGCACGGTGTTGAGGAACAGGGGCCGCAGCACCGGATCGGCCAGGATGAACCGCCACCCGCCGACCAGGTCACCGGCGCGCACCCGTGCCCGCCGGTCCCCTTCGGGACGAGCCTCCGGCTGCCCTCCGATCGCCCGGATGCCGGCCGCCGACAGCAGAAAGCTCACCGCGTTCGCGATGACGGTGGTCACCGGCCCGAACAGCGCGATGGCGGCCCCGCCCAGCGGCGGCCCGAGCACGCTGGCCGTCCACATCGTCGACTCGAACCGACCGTTGGCGACCAGGAGTTGGGACGGCGGCAGCAGCCCCTTCAGATACGCCCCACTGGCGGCGGTGAACGTGATGTCGGCGGCGGCGACCACGATCGCCACCACCACGAGCTGCCCGAAGGAGAGCGCGCCGAGCGCGTAGGCGGCGGGGATGCTGAGCAGCGCCCCGCACCGGACGAGATCCATCGCGATCATCACCGGCCGTTTGCGCCGGAACTCCACCCAGGGCCCCAGCGGCACGGCCACCACCGCCCCGACGGCCAGCCCGGCCGCCGCCAGCAACGACACCTGGGCGGGCCCCACATGCAGCACGAGAACGGCGATCAGCGGAAACGAGTCGAACGCGAGCCAGGTCCCGGCCAGACTGCCAGCGTAGGCACCCCACAACCACCGAAACGGCACCCCCAAAGAGGCCCCGCCCAACTGCCCGTCCGTTTCCCTGACATGCCCCACGCCGAGAAACTATCCGACGGGACGGGTTTCAGGGGCGCGGGGAACTGCGCGACAAGCCACAACGAACCCGCAGTCGACAACGAACCCGCAGTCGACAACGAACCCGCAGCCGACAACGAACCGAACGGAACCGAACCACTTACCGCCCAACCGCAGAGCACTCCGCACAGGTACCGAAGATCTCCACCGTATGAGCCACGTTCACAAACCCGTGCTCCACGGCGATCGCCTCCGCCCACGTCTCCACGGCCGGACCCTCGACCTCCACCGCCTTGCCGCACACACGGCAGACGAGGTGATGGTGATGGTCACCGGTCGAACAGCGCCGGTAGACCGACTCCCCGTCCGACGTCCGCAGGACATCCACCTCACCCGCGTCCGCCAGGGACTGGAGGGTGCGGTAGACGGTCGTCAGGCCTACCGAGTCGCCCTTGTGCTTGAGCATGTCGTGGAGTTCCTGGGCGCTGCGGAACTCGTCGACCTCGTCCAGCGCCGCCGCCACAGCGGCACGCTGGCGGGTGGATCGTCCCTTAACGGGCGGACCGGCCGTCGTCACCGTTGTTCTCCTCACGTCTGCGCTTGCCGGGCCATTGTGCCAGCCCGGACTGTGCGCGGTCAGACGCCCGCCCGGCCGGCGGCTTCCCGGCTGGCCGGAATCACACACTCCGCAGGGTCCCCGGCCGTCTGCGCGGCAGCCGCCGCACGGGCCCGGCGCCGGGCCACAGGCGTCGCCAGCGCGGTCAGCGCGATGAACGCGCCGATGGTCAGCAGCACGATCGTCGCACCGGGCGGCACATCCTGGTAGTACGAGGTCACCGTCCCGCCGATCGTCACGGACACGCCGATCGCCACCGCGATGGCGAACGTCGCCGCGAAGCTCCGGCTGAGCTGCTGGGCCGCCGCCACCGGAACCACCATCAGGGCGCTGACCAGCAGCAACCCCACCACCCGCATCGCGACCGTCACCGTGATCGCCGCCGTGATCGCGGTGAGGAGGTTGAGGGCCCGGACCGGCAGGCCCGTCACCCGGGCGAACTCCTCGTCCTGGCTGACCGCGAAGAGCTGTCGGCGCAGACCGATGGTGACGAGGACCACGAAGGCCGCGAGCACACAGATCGCCGTCACGTCGGACTCGCTGACCGTCGACAGCGACCCGAACAGGTACGAGGTCAGGTTGGCGTTCGAGCCCGTCGGCGCGAGGTTGATGAACATCACGCCGCCGGCCATCCCGCCGTAGAACAGCATGGCGAGGGCGATGTCGCCGCGCGTCTTCCCGTACCAGCGGATGAGTTCCATCATCACCGCGCCGACGACGGAGACGGCCGTAGCCATCCACACCGGTGAGGTGTTCAGCAGGAAGCCGAGGCCGACGCCCGTCATCGCGACATGGCCGATTCCGTCGCCCATCAGCGCCTGGCGGCGCTGGACCAGGTAGATGCCGATCGCGGGGGCCGTGATGCCGACGAGCACCGCGGCCAGCAGGGCCCGCTGCATGAAGGCGTAGTCGAGGAATTCCATCAGCTCAGCAGTCCCGTCCGGATCGGTTCGGCGTCGTGAGCCGCGTGCGGGTGTACGTGGTCGTGGCCGGGCAGGGCGTGCTGGCCGACCGCCTTGGGGGGCGGCCCGTCGTGCGTCACGCACCCGTCGCGCAGGACCACGGCCCGGTCGATCAGCGGTTCCAGCGGCCCGAGTTCGTGCAGCACGAGCAGCACCGTCGTACCGGCCGCGACCTGCTCCCGCAGTGTCCGCGCCAGCACCTCCTGGCTCGCCAGGTCGACGCCCGCCATCGGCTCGTCCATGATCAGCAGCTCGGGTTCGGCGGCGAGGGCACGGGCGATCAGCACGCGCTGGTGCTGGCCGCCCGACAGCGCGTTCACCGAGTCCTTCGCCCGGTCCGCGAGGCCCACGAGGCCGATGGCCCGCCGCACGGCCTCGTGGTCGGCCTTGCGCAGCACGCCGAAACGGGCCCGCGAGAGCCGGCCCGACGAGACGATCTCCGTGATCGTCGCGGGCACGCCCCCGGCCGCGGTCGTCCGCTGCGGTACGTAGCCCACGCGCCGCCAGTCGGAGAAGCGGCGGCGGGGGACGCCGAACAGCTCGATCTCGCCCGCGCTGACCGGGACCTGGCCGATGACCGTGCGGATCGCGGTCGACTTGCCCGAGCCGTTGGCGCCGAGCAGCGCGACGACCTCACCGCGGCCCACGGTGAGGTCGATGCCCCGCAGGACCGGGCGCGAGCCCAGCTCGGCGCGTACGCCGCGCAGCGAAATGACGGGCTCGCCCATGCCTGCATCCTCCGTAACGATCATCAACTACCGCTCGGTAACCGCTCGGTCACCGCTCACTTGGCGCCCAGGGCCGTCCGCAGCGCCTTGAGGTTGGCCTCCATGACCGCGATGTAGTCGTCGCCCCGGGACTTCTCGGTGATGCCCTCAAGCGGATCGAGGACGTCCGTCGTGAGGTTCGCGTCCTCGGCGAGGGTCTTCGCGGTCTTGTCGGAGACCAGTGTCTCGTAGAAGACGGTGGTCACTCCGTCCGCCTTCGCCTCCTGCTGGAGCTCCTTCATCCGTGCGGCGCTCGGCTCGCTGTCCGGGTCGACACCGGTGATGGCCTCCTGGGTCAGGCCGTAGCGCTCGGCGAGGTAGCCGAAGGCCGCGTGGTTGGTGAAGAACACCTTCGTGGTGGTGTTCTTCAGGCCGTTCTCGAACGAGGTGTCGAGCGAGGCCAGCTTCGCGGTCAACGCCTTGGTGTTCAGCTTGTATTCCGCCGCGTTGGTCGGGTCGGCCTTCTGGAAGGCGGCGGACACTCCGTCGGCGATCTCGGCGTACTTCACCGGATCGAGCCAGACGTGCGGGTCGAGGGCGGAGGCCTCCTCGTCGGAGGGCGCTTCCTCGCCCTCGTGGCTGTGCTCGGTGCCGCCGTGGTCCTCAAGGCTGGTCAGGGTCGCCGCGTCGATCTTCGTCTTCGCCTCGGACTGCGCCACCGCCTCGTCGACGGCCGGCTGGAGACCCTTGAGGTACAGGACCGCGTCGGCCTTCTGGAGGTCGACGGTCTGCTTGGCGCTGATCTCCAGGTCGTGCGGTTCCTGGCCGGGCTCGGTCAGCGTGCTGATGGAGACGTGCCTGCCGCCTATCTGCTCGGCGAGGAACTGCATCGGATAGAACGACGCCACGACGTCGAGCCTCCCGCTGATGTCCCGGTCGGCGGCGCTCGAATCCGAGGAGCAGGCGGACAGGGCGCCGAGGCCGAGCGCGGTGGCCGCCGCGATCGCGGTGCCCGATATGAGTCGTCGTACGTTCATGACAGTCATTTTCAATGATTCTGGAAACGATTGTCAACAAGCGGGTTTTTCGGTCGCGTGCCGGGTGTGGGGCGTGGTACTGGCGGGGCACCCGTGAGGCCCGTAGCCGGAACCGATTTGATT
The DNA window shown above is from Streptomyces sp. NBC_01451 and carries:
- a CDS encoding MFS transporter, whose protein sequence is MGHVRETDGQLGGASLGVPFRWLWGAYAGSLAGTWLAFDSFPLIAVLVLHVGPAQVSLLAAAGLAVGAVVAVPLGPWVEFRRKRPVMIAMDLVRCGALLSIPAAYALGALSFGQLVVVAIVVAAADITFTAASGAYLKGLLPPSQLLVANGRFESTMWTASVLGPPLGGAAIALFGPVTTVIANAVSFLLSAAGIRAIGGQPEARPEGDRRARVRAGDLVGGWRFILADPVLRPLFLNTVLVSGLIMATAPLVAVLMLGRFGFAPWQYALAFAVPCVGGLIGSRLSRPLVARYGQRGIMLTFGTLRVCWPVGMVFVHGGWTGLVLVMVVQFGLITSMGVFNPVYATYRLRHTPADRVARTLSAWSVSSKLTVAALTALWGLLAALTTPLTAVGAAGVLILATPLLLPRT
- a CDS encoding Fur family transcriptional regulator codes for the protein MTTAGPPVKGRSTRQRAAVAAALDEVDEFRSAQELHDMLKHKGDSVGLTTVYRTLQSLADAGEVDVLRTSDGESVYRRCSTGDHHHHLVCRVCGKAVEVEGPAVETWAEAIAVEHGFVNVAHTVEIFGTCAECSAVGR
- a CDS encoding metal ABC transporter permease yields the protein MEFLDYAFMQRALLAAVLVGITAPAIGIYLVQRRQALMGDGIGHVAMTGVGLGFLLNTSPVWMATAVSVVGAVMMELIRWYGKTRGDIALAMLFYGGMAGGVMFINLAPTGSNANLTSYLFGSLSTVSESDVTAICVLAAFVVLVTIGLRRQLFAVSQDEEFARVTGLPVRALNLLTAITAAITVTVAMRVVGLLLVSALMVVPVAAAQQLSRSFAATFAIAVAIGVSVTIGGTVTSYYQDVPPGATIVLLTIGAFIALTALATPVARRRARAAAAAQTAGDPAECVIPASREAAGRAGV
- a CDS encoding metal ABC transporter ATP-binding protein, which encodes MGEPVISLRGVRAELGSRPVLRGIDLTVGRGEVVALLGANGSGKSTAIRTVIGQVPVSAGEIELFGVPRRRFSDWRRVGYVPQRTTAAGGVPATITEIVSSGRLSRARFGVLRKADHEAVRRAIGLVGLADRAKDSVNALSGGQHQRVLIARALAAEPELLIMDEPMAGVDLASQEVLARTLREQVAAGTTVLLVLHELGPLEPLIDRAVVLRDGCVTHDGPPPKAVGQHALPGHDHVHPHAAHDAEPIRTGLLS
- a CDS encoding metal ABC transporter solute-binding protein, Zn/Mn family, encoding MNVRRLISGTAIAAATALGLGALSACSSDSSAADRDISGRLDVVASFYPMQFLAEQIGGRHVSISTLTEPGQEPHDLEISAKQTVDLQKADAVLYLKGLQPAVDEAVAQSEAKTKIDAATLTSLEDHGGTEHSHEGEEAPSDEEASALDPHVWLDPVKYAEIADGVSAAFQKADPTNAAEYKLNTKALTAKLASLDTSFENGLKNTTTKVFFTNHAAFGYLAERYGLTQEAITGVDPDSEPSAARMKELQQEAKADGVTTVFYETLVSDKTAKTLAEDANLTTDVLDPLEGITEKSRGDDYIAVMEANLKALRTALGAK